A region from the Candidatus Gorgyraea atricola genome encodes:
- a CDS encoding fused MFS/spermidine synthase: MNLKRKLYLSAFVLGLTSMVGQIIIIRELIVVSYGNELSLGIILASWLFWVSIGSLVFGRLVDKIKFKETLLSIIQLATSIALPLHIFLIRNIKSLLHISPGEVMGFSSIFISSFLSLSAICVLLGFTFTLISKLAATNSKVPSKEIGKIYLLEGLGASIGGIVYSFFLITTLSPLQNILIVSSCNLVASIFFNRNILQLAYLIILSVAFVLNWPSHLDRFARSMQFRPFKMVESVDSIYGNISVTKTGKEYSFFENGLLMFTSGDTLTSEEAVHYAMLEHPSPKNILLIGGGIGGPLQQILKHRVDNVDYVELDPLIIEVAEKYLAPVKDKRVNIHHIDGRLFVKQQLRDKGQGTRDKGYDIVIINLPDPYTAMLNRFYSVEFFGEVKEILSDGGLLSFSLTSSENYINRENARYLGCIYNTLQKEFKDTKVFPGDSVVFLASNKTGSLTYDANILLQRLKERRIKTQFVREYYLPFKLAPLRIKYVENTLQEFGSKKINQDLRPIGYFYHILLWMTLFSAGRSMLPHIGLINIYLFSGIAFALFLIALLIQKLKRSSFKVPVVLSVGTTGMSEIAFQIIVILAFQSLYGYVYYKIGVILTSFMIGLVLGSFYINKYLGRIKNERTLYLKIQALICVYPLILPLIFTKPIPEISFAMLPIVAGFLGGVQFPLANKICLKSAKDVGKTTGGLYGIDLLGACIGGLLVGLLLVPILGIIQTCIFLFIINTLVLILLCNSRPS, from the coding sequence ATGAACCTTAAAAGAAAGCTCTATCTAAGCGCATTTGTGCTGGGCCTGACCTCGATGGTAGGCCAGATCATTATTATAAGGGAGCTTATTGTAGTATCCTATGGGAATGAGCTTTCGCTTGGCATCATACTTGCGAGCTGGCTATTCTGGGTATCTATCGGGAGTCTGGTATTTGGACGGCTCGTTGATAAAATCAAATTTAAAGAAACGCTGCTCTCTATCATTCAGCTGGCAACATCTATCGCCTTACCACTACATATATTCCTCATAAGAAATATAAAATCCCTGCTACACATATCTCCGGGAGAGGTAATGGGATTTTCTTCTATATTTATCTCTTCTTTTCTATCTCTTAGCGCAATATGTGTACTCTTGGGATTTACATTTACGCTAATATCAAAACTCGCTGCTACGAATTCTAAAGTTCCGTCTAAAGAAATAGGAAAGATCTATCTCTTAGAAGGTCTCGGCGCATCTATCGGAGGCATAGTATATAGTTTTTTCCTGATAACAACTCTCTCGCCGCTACAGAATATATTAATAGTCAGTTCTTGTAATCTAGTCGCCTCCATCTTTTTCAACAGAAATATCCTGCAGCTTGCATATCTGATCATACTCTCTGTGGCATTTGTACTTAACTGGCCATCACATTTGGATAGATTTGCCAGATCCATGCAGTTCAGGCCCTTTAAAATGGTTGAGAGCGTTGATTCTATATATGGAAATATCAGCGTCACTAAAACAGGTAAAGAGTATAGTTTCTTTGAGAATGGGCTTTTGATGTTTACCAGCGGTGATACGCTTACGAGCGAAGAAGCTGTGCATTATGCAATGCTCGAGCATCCGTCTCCGAAAAACATACTCCTTATAGGAGGAGGTATAGGCGGACCTTTACAGCAAATCCTCAAACACCGCGTGGATAATGTAGACTATGTAGAATTGGATCCCCTGATTATTGAGGTGGCTGAAAAATATCTCGCACCTGTAAAGGATAAGCGCGTCAACATACATCATATCGACGGCAGGCTGTTTGTGAAGCAACAACTGAGGGACAAGGGACAAGGGACAAGGGACAAGGGTTATGACATAGTAATAATAAACCTCCCGGATCCATATACAGCTATGTTAAATAGGTTCTACTCTGTCGAGTTCTTCGGGGAGGTAAAAGAAATCCTCTCAGACGGCGGGCTTCTCTCATTCTCCCTGACTTCCTCTGAAAATTACATAAACCGCGAGAATGCAAGATATCTTGGCTGTATCTATAATACCCTCCAAAAAGAATTTAAAGACACAAAGGTCTTTCCAGGAGATAGCGTTGTGTTTCTCGCGTCAAACAAAACAGGTTCTCTTACGTACGACGCTAATATCCTTCTCCAAAGATTAAAAGAAAGACGGATAAAAACTCAATTTGTAAGAGAATATTACCTGCCTTTTAAACTCGCGCCCCTTAGGATCAAATATGTTGAAAATACTCTGCAGGAATTTGGCAGTAAAAAGATAAATCAGGACCTCAGGCCAATAGGATACTTCTACCACATACTATTATGGATGACGCTTTTTTCTGCAGGAAGGAGCATGCTACCGCATATTGGACTGATCAACATCTATCTCTTTAGCGGGATAGCTTTCGCGCTCTTTCTCATTGCTCTCTTAATACAAAAACTAAAAAGGTCTTCTTTCAAAGTGCCAGTGGTATTATCCGTCGGCACTACTGGCATGAGTGAAATAGCCTTTCAGATAATCGTGATATTGGCATTTCAATCTCTATACGGCTATGTGTACTATAAGATAGGTGTAATTCTCACTTCATTTATGATAGGTCTAGTCTTGGGTAGCTTTTATATCAACAAATATCTTGGCCGCATTAAAAATGAAAGGACATTATATCTAAAGATCCAGGCGCTTATATGCGTCTACCCTTTGATCCTTCCTTTGATATTTACAAAACCTATTCCTGAGATAAGCTTCGCGATGCTGCCAATAGTAGCTGGATTTTTAGGCGGGGTGCAATTTCCGTTGGCAAACAAGATCTGCCTGAAGAGCGCCAAAGATGTGGGAAAAACTACAGGCGGTCTTTATGGGATCGATCTCTTGGGTGCTTGTATTGGTGGATTACTGGTAGGTTTATTACTGGTCCCGATACTAGGCATCATCCAGACCTGCATATTTCTATTTATTATCAATACACTTGTCTTAATACTGCTTTGTAATTCCCGCCCGTCTTGA
- the rsmI gene encoding 16S rRNA (cytidine(1402)-2'-O)-methyltransferase: protein MPGKLYIVATPIGNLRDITLRAIDTLKEVDLIACEDTRHTRKLLSHYSIDKPTTSYFEHNQVKKGDYLIRLLKEDKNIAIVSDSGTPGISDPGYKIIRLAIDNDIPIIALPGPCALIAALVSSGMPTDSFAFQGFLSNKKARRRKQLGALKNEARTIILYESPHRVLKCLEDILDILGDREIVVSRELTKVFEETLRLKASSAIQHFTSHLPRGEFVLIISKASKRV, encoded by the coding sequence ATGCCAGGAAAACTTTATATAGTTGCTACACCTATAGGTAATCTCAGAGACATAACGTTACGCGCCATAGATACGCTTAAAGAAGTGGATCTTATTGCGTGCGAGGATACAAGGCATACAAGAAAACTGCTCTCCCATTATAGTATCGACAAGCCCACCACAAGTTACTTCGAGCACAATCAGGTTAAAAAAGGTGACTATCTTATAAGATTACTCAAGGAAGATAAGAACATTGCCATTGTCTCTGACAGTGGCACGCCTGGGATAAGCGACCCTGGATATAAGATTATAAGACTAGCTATAGATAATGATATACCTATAATAGCTTTGCCTGGGCCATGTGCACTTATAGCAGCCCTGGTCTCATCAGGCATGCCTACTGATAGCTTCGCATTCCAGGGGTTTTTGTCTAATAAGAAGGCAAGGCGCAGAAAACAGCTAGGCGCGTTAAAAAATGAAGCAAGAACCATTATCCTCTATGAATCTCCGCACAGGGTTTTAAAGTGTTTAGAGGATATATTAGATATATTAGGGGATAGAGAGATTGTTGTAAGTCGAGAGCTGACAAAAGTTTTTGAAGAGACCCTACGCCTTAAAGCCTCCAGCGCAATTCAGCATTTTACCTCCCATTTACCCCGCGGAGAGTTCGTTCTTATAATAAGCAAAGCTTCAAAAAGGGTATAA
- the amrB gene encoding AmmeMemoRadiSam system protein B, protein MRKIAILILLVFLFSCSNSSSEEVRKAAVAGAFYPGDKSELLEAVDGFLDNVKKVDLDARFLAVIVPHAGYRYSGQVAAHGFKQLQGTDFKKIIIISPSHYVGFEGISIYNKGFFETPLGRIKIDEELAGKIMKKSDRFKFYPEAHQKEHAIEVELPFLQRIYKDFTIVPITMGTPLFSDARILSDALYDTMDRDTLLVISVDLSHYYAYEKAVQLDKSGISAIEKLDAEGLLEQLKNGDTEIDAPIAVLATIMLANRHNAKAKILKYANSGDVTGDKSRVVGYSSIVIYVPERGEMLMKDEYLNKEEKRKLMEIAKASIIESVTGKKGFYPEVTEERLKENCGAFVTIKKHGQLRGCIGYIIAVKPLHETVKDVARSAAIKDPRFSPMNEDELKDMEIEISALTPLKRIDDVNEIEVGKHGLYMKQGFYSGILLPQVATEYGWDRDTFLQHTCQKAGLSVTAWKDSSTEIYIYSAEVFGEEDVK, encoded by the coding sequence ATGAGAAAAATAGCGATTCTAATTCTTCTTGTATTTTTATTTTCATGCAGCAACTCTTCTTCTGAAGAGGTGCGAAAAGCAGCTGTTGCAGGCGCGTTTTATCCTGGGGATAAAAGTGAGCTGTTAGAGGCAGTGGATGGGTTTTTGGATAATGTTAAAAAGGTAGATCTTGATGCAAGGTTTCTGGCAGTCATTGTGCCGCACGCAGGCTATAGATATTCTGGTCAGGTCGCTGCGCATGGATTTAAGCAGCTGCAAGGTACAGATTTTAAGAAAATAATAATCATCTCACCCAGTCATTATGTAGGGTTTGAGGGCATTTCTATTTATAACAAAGGTTTTTTCGAGACTCCTCTTGGTCGCATCAAGATAGACGAAGAGCTTGCTGGAAAGATCATGAAAAAGAGCGATAGATTTAAATTCTATCCTGAGGCGCACCAGAAAGAGCATGCCATTGAAGTAGAGCTTCCATTTCTACAGAGGATATACAAGGACTTTACGATAGTGCCTATTACCATGGGCACGCCTCTATTTAGTGACGCGCGCATTTTAAGTGACGCGCTTTATGACACGATGGATCGCGATACGCTTTTAGTGATAAGTGTGGATCTGTCTCATTATTATGCTTATGAAAAGGCAGTACAGCTTGATAAAAGTGGCATCTCTGCTATTGAAAAATTAGATGCAGAAGGGTTATTGGAGCAGCTAAAGAATGGCGACACTGAGATAGACGCGCCTATTGCAGTGCTCGCTACCATAATGCTTGCGAATAGACATAATGCAAAGGCAAAGATTTTGAAATACGCAAATTCCGGAGATGTTACAGGAGATAAATCAAGGGTAGTGGGTTATTCAAGCATTGTTATATACGTCCCTGAAAGGGGGGAGATGCTCATGAAGGATGAATATTTAAATAAAGAAGAAAAGAGAAAACTCATGGAGATCGCTAAGGCATCTATCATAGAGTCTGTAACTGGGAAAAAAGGATTTTATCCTGAAGTTACAGAAGAGCGGCTCAAAGAAAACTGCGGGGCGTTTGTGACAATAAAAAAACACGGCCAGCTTCGTGGCTGTATAGGCTATATAATCGCAGTAAAGCCTCTCCATGAGACTGTCAAAGATGTTGCGCGCTCAGCTGCAATAAAAGATCCAAGGTTTAGTCCGATGAATGAGGATGAGCTGAAAGATATGGAAATAGAGATATCAGCGCTTACACCTCTAAAACGAATAGATGATGTAAACGAGATAGAGGTCGGTAAGCATGGCCTGTATATGAAGCAAGGATTTTATTCAGGAATTTTATTACCACAGGTCGCAACAGAATATGGTTGGGATAGAGACACTTTTCTTCAGCACACCTGCCAAAAAGCAGGCCTGAGCGTAACCGCGTGGAAGGATAGCTCTACAGAGATCTATATCTATTCAGCGGAGGTCTTTGGCGAAGAGGATGTGAAATAA
- a CDS encoding NYN domain-containing protein produces MSKHLIIDGYNAINKIKELEAKKDISLEASRLHFIRILLDFMSKKRMFDKVSIVFDSKDKELGVRQEAYGNIEVVYGTYDKDADNVIVDMLRAASNSNQISVASDDNFVRNHARVYGSDAISISELKNIIMLKKRKSKSKIEEKELEGHKVKNINDELKKHWRLK; encoded by the coding sequence GTGTCGAAGCATTTAATCATAGATGGATATAACGCGATAAATAAGATCAAAGAGCTTGAGGCTAAGAAGGATATCAGCCTTGAGGCAAGCCGCTTGCATTTTATTAGAATACTTTTGGATTTTATGTCTAAGAAGCGCATGTTTGATAAAGTATCTATTGTATTTGACAGCAAGGATAAAGAGCTTGGCGTGAGGCAAGAGGCATATGGGAACATCGAGGTAGTGTATGGGACTTATGATAAGGATGCGGATAACGTTATTGTGGATATGCTAAGGGCCGCGTCTAACAGCAACCAGATAAGTGTCGCGTCTGATGATAATTTTGTCAGGAATCACGCAAGGGTCTATGGTAGTGACGCGATTTCTATAAGTGAATTAAAGAATATAATTATGTTGAAGAAGAGAAAATCAAAGAGTAAAATAGAGGAAAAAGAATTAGAGGGTCATAAGGTCAAAAATATTAACGACGAATTAAAAAAGCACTGGAGATTAAAGTAA
- the amrS gene encoding AmmeMemoRadiSam system radical SAM enzyme, whose translation MSNVQCLLCPRRCILGNGARGDCRSRMNIDGKLQTLVYGKPCAVHVDPIEKKPLFHYLPSTKSFSIATAGCNLHCMYCQNWEISQREPENTRNMDLPPEEMVAQAIAAKCSTIAYTYSEPITFFEYAADSARLAHKNGLLNVWVTAGYINPEPLKEATTFVDAANIDLKGMTEKFYNTVCNGTLQPVLDTIVTMKRSGVWVELTNLIVPTYNDTREDFSKLCEWIVDNVGPEVPLHFSRFWPMYQLKNLPPTPEEVLTLARDIAMSKGIHYVYVGNVPGHDGNNTYCPMCKNTVIGRRGYMILEYNVTEQGKCKFCSHQIPGRWK comes from the coding sequence ATGAGTAATGTCCAGTGTTTATTATGTCCTAGAAGATGTATCTTAGGTAATGGCGCCAGGGGTGACTGCCGTTCTCGTATGAATATAGACGGAAAGCTACAGACGCTTGTCTATGGTAAGCCATGCGCAGTGCATGTGGATCCGATTGAGAAAAAGCCGCTTTTTCATTATTTGCCCAGCACAAAGTCATTTTCTATAGCAACAGCAGGATGCAATCTGCATTGCATGTACTGTCAGAACTGGGAGATATCGCAGAGAGAGCCTGAGAATACCCGGAATATGGACCTTCCTCCAGAAGAAATGGTGGCGCAGGCTATTGCCGCAAAGTGCAGTACAATAGCGTATACATACTCTGAGCCGATTACATTCTTTGAATATGCCGCTGATAGCGCTAGGCTCGCTCATAAAAACGGACTCTTGAATGTTTGGGTCACAGCAGGTTATATAAATCCAGAGCCATTAAAAGAGGCCACTACATTTGTGGATGCTGCGAACATTGATCTAAAAGGCATGACAGAGAAATTCTATAACACAGTGTGTAATGGTACGCTTCAGCCAGTGTTGGATACAATAGTTACAATGAAACGTTCTGGCGTATGGGTAGAGCTTACGAATCTTATAGTGCCGACTTATAATGATACGAGAGAGGATTTTTCCAAGCTTTGCGAGTGGATAGTAGATAATGTGGGGCCAGAGGTGCCGTTACATTTTTCCAGGTTCTGGCCAATGTATCAGCTCAAGAATCTTCCGCCCACGCCAGAAGAGGTTTTGACGCTGGCAAGAGACATTGCAATGTCAAAAGGTATCCACTATGTCTACGTAGGTAATGTGCCAGGCCACGACGGCAATAATACGTATTGCCCTATGTGCAAAAATACAGTAATCGGCAGGCGCGGCTATATGATCTTAGAGTATAATGTTACAGAACAAGGCAAATGCAAATTTTGCAGCCACCAAATACCTGGTAGATGGAAATAA
- a CDS encoding DUF523 domain-containing protein encodes MILVSACLAGEKCAYDGESRLNPRVKDLECIAMCPEVLGGRSIPRTKAEIKDGTGKDVLEGKAKAFDENGLDVTEQFIKGAFVALEIAKKYDVKEAILKSRSPSCGVGKIYDGSFDKKVVDGDGVTTALLKKAGIECRSI; translated from the coding sequence ATGATTTTAGTTAGTGCATGTTTGGCAGGTGAGAAGTGTGCATATGACGGGGAAAGTAGACTTAATCCAAGAGTAAAGGATCTGGAATGTATTGCTATGTGTCCTGAAGTACTTGGGGGGAGAAGCATCCCCCGAACAAAGGCAGAGATCAAAGACGGCACAGGCAAGGATGTTTTAGAGGGCAAGGCAAAGGCCTTTGATGAAAATGGCCTGGATGTAACAGAACAGTTTATTAAAGGTGCTTTTGTAGCACTGGAGATCGCGAAAAAGTATGATGTGAAAGAAGCGATTCTTAAATCAAGAAGCCCGTCGTGCGGGGTTGGGAAGATCTATGATGGGAGTTTTGATAAAAAGGTAGTTGACGGGGATGGCGTGACCACAGCGTTATTAAAAAAGGCAGGGATAGAGTGTCGAAGCATTTAA
- the lgt gene encoding prolipoprotein diacylglyceryl transferase, whose product MHPIIAKFGPITIYSYGMMIAIAFVFGIYLARIEAVRKNFKKDLIYDLSFYLIIGALIGARLYYLLFFSPRVFIEEPLSIFRIWQGGLAIHGGILGGIIACILFAKRRGISFWGLADLVAPSLLLGQAIGRIGCLLNGCCYGIPIDASRVHSTQAYEMVLNLIGFFGLWIARKKIIFSGGLFLLYLMIYNSIRIVVSSLRADSLYIWGTDIKIAQVISGVVFIIAVALYMRRKKNA is encoded by the coding sequence ATGCACCCCATAATAGCCAAATTTGGCCCAATAACAATTTATAGCTATGGCATGATGATTGCCATAGCTTTTGTTTTTGGTATTTATCTTGCCAGGATCGAGGCAGTTAGAAAAAATTTCAAGAAAGATTTAATTTACGATCTTTCTTTTTATCTCATCATCGGCGCATTAATAGGCGCTCGTCTTTATTATCTTTTATTTTTTAGCCCGCGAGTTTTTATAGAAGAGCCACTGTCTATATTCAGGATATGGCAGGGAGGGCTTGCCATACATGGTGGGATATTGGGTGGAATAATCGCGTGTATTTTATTTGCGAAGCGCCGTGGGATTTCTTTTTGGGGATTGGCTGATTTAGTAGCGCCGTCACTTCTTCTGGGCCAGGCAATTGGCAGGATCGGCTGTCTTTTAAATGGATGTTGTTATGGCATTCCAATAGATGCTTCAAGGGTTCATTCAACTCAAGCTTATGAAATGGTTTTGAATTTGATTGGATTTTTTGGCCTGTGGATAGCGAGAAAGAAGATAATATTTTCTGGCGGGCTTTTTTTATTGTATCTGATGATATATAATTCTATAAGGATAGTAGTCTCGAGTCTACGAGCGGATAGCCTTTATATTTGGGGAACTGATATCAAGATAGCGCAGGTTATAAGTGGCGTAGTTTTTATAATAGCGGTCGCTCTTTATATGAGGAGAAAGAAAAATGCGTAG
- the glmS gene encoding glutamine--fructose-6-phosphate transaminase (isomerizing), which yields MCGIVGYIGKKDALPILIEGLKQLEYRGYDSAGVCIVGQGTVKIAKRSGKMKDLVQIIKKLGHSRIGIGHTRWATHGAPTNVNAHPHTDCTGDIAVVHNGIIENFHELKETLIREGHRFKSETDSEVIAHLIEEYYRGDLEKAVLKAVKYLKGSFALGVVCSNEPDKLIGARRESPLIVGVGRGENFIASDVPAILRHTKRVIYIDDGEIVSLSQNKVKILDASGKKKKKQIDTIKWSVSSAQKSGFSHFMLKEIHEQPKVLKQIISSRIKGASEIVLDGINLSDMQIKKISNIIILACGTAYHAGMVGKYLIERFTRIPVTVDLSSEFRYRRFIVDKNTLVIAISQSGETADTLAAIKEAKKKGAKILSICNVVGSSLTRVSDGVLYTYAGPEIGVASTKAYTAQLAILYLLSFYLAEKRALLRKRVKRFLIKEFKALPRILEKVLENKNYIKKLAGKHLHYGSFLYLGRNLNFPTALEGALKLKEISYIPAEGYAAGEMKHGPIALIDEYRAVVCIAPDSSIYEKMVSNIQEICARKGKVIIVATEGDSEIKRLTKEVIYVPKTDELFSPIVTVLPLQLLAYYIAVKRGCDVDQPRNLAKSVTVE from the coding sequence ATGTGCGGGATAGTTGGGTATATAGGTAAGAAGGATGCGTTGCCGATTCTTATAGAGGGGTTGAAGCAGCTTGAGTACCGTGGGTATGATTCTGCAGGCGTGTGTATAGTGGGGCAAGGGACTGTAAAGATCGCCAAGCGGTCTGGCAAGATGAAAGACCTTGTGCAGATTATCAAGAAATTGGGGCACAGCAGAATAGGTATAGGACATACGCGCTGGGCTACGCATGGCGCGCCAACAAATGTAAATGCGCACCCTCATACAGACTGTACTGGAGATATTGCAGTGGTTCACAACGGCATAATAGAGAATTTTCACGAGTTAAAAGAGACTCTTATTAGAGAAGGTCACAGATTTAAGTCAGAGACAGATAGCGAAGTGATAGCGCACTTAATAGAGGAATACTATAGAGGGGATTTAGAAAAGGCAGTATTAAAGGCAGTGAAATATTTAAAGGGTTCTTTTGCTCTGGGAGTCGTCTGCAGCAATGAGCCGGATAAGTTAATTGGAGCAAGGAGGGAAAGCCCTCTTATCGTCGGTGTAGGCAGGGGAGAGAATTTTATTGCCTCAGATGTGCCGGCAATATTACGGCATACAAAAAGGGTCATATATATTGACGATGGTGAAATAGTAAGTCTATCGCAGAATAAAGTAAAGATCTTAGACGCAAGCGGCAAAAAGAAGAAAAAGCAGATCGATACGATTAAATGGAGCGTCTCAAGCGCACAGAAATCAGGCTTTTCGCATTTCATGCTGAAGGAGATACATGAGCAGCCCAAGGTCTTAAAGCAGATAATATCTTCGCGAATAAAGGGTGCGAGTGAAATAGTGCTTGATGGAATCAATCTTTCTGATATGCAGATAAAAAAGATATCAAATATTATAATCCTTGCCTGCGGCACTGCATATCATGCAGGCATGGTTGGAAAATACCTCATAGAAAGATTCACCAGGATTCCAGTAACAGTCGATCTATCTTCTGAGTTTAGGTATAGACGGTTTATCGTAGATAAAAATACACTCGTTATAGCCATAAGTCAGTCAGGTGAGACAGCAGATACTCTGGCTGCTATAAAAGAGGCAAAAAAGAAGGGTGCGAAGATTTTATCTATTTGCAATGTCGTAGGTTCAAGCCTTACTAGAGTATCAGACGGGGTCCTTTATACTTATGCTGGGCCAGAGATAGGTGTTGCATCTACAAAGGCATACACAGCGCAGCTTGCAATACTTTATCTACTTTCGTTTTATCTTGCTGAGAAAAGGGCCTTACTGAGAAAAAGGGTTAAGAGATTTTTAATAAAGGAATTTAAGGCGCTACCAAGGATATTAGAAAAGGTTCTCGAAAACAAAAACTATATCAAGAAGCTTGCAGGAAAACACCTGCATTATGGCTCGTTCTTGTATCTTGGAAGGAATTTGAATTTTCCAACTGCGCTCGAAGGCGCATTGAAACTTAAAGAGATTTCCTATATCCCAGCAGAGGGCTATGCAGCAGGAGAGATGAAGCATGGGCCGATTGCATTGATAGATGAATATAGAGCTGTAGTCTGTATTGCGCCTGATTCGTCTATATATGAGAAAATGGTTTCTAATATACAGGAGATCTGCGCAAGAAAAGGCAAGGTAATCATAGTGGCCACTGAGGGGGATAGTGAGATAAAGCGATTAACAAAAGAGGTTATATACGTGCCTAAGACAGATGAGCTATTTTCACCCATAGTTACAGTCCTGCCATTACAGCTCTTGGCATATTATATTGCGGTTAAAAGAGGTTGCGACGTAGACCAACCAAGGAATCTCGCTAAGAGCGTTACAGTAGAATAA
- a CDS encoding NAD(P)H-hydrate epimerase: MRRVSVKEMQEMDRKTIEEIGIASIVLMENAGRKVAEEVSAKRVAIFCGTGNNGGDGLVAARHLANKGAEVQVYIIGKISSIKNDPKINLDKLMKIGVAVEEIVPRSDLEHQVFEVRPQLLIDAIFGIGLKGEVREPARSIIADLNKRNIPILSIDVPSGLNADTGEVLGEAIRATKTVTMQFPKKGFYINKGPEHTGEVIVVDIGIPEDICAG; this comes from the coding sequence ATGCGGAGAGTCAGCGTGAAAGAGATGCAGGAAATGGACCGCAAGACAATAGAGGAGATTGGTATTGCCTCAATTGTGCTCATGGAAAATGCAGGCCGCAAGGTGGCAGAGGAGGTTTCTGCAAAAAGGGTTGCAATATTCTGTGGCACAGGCAATAATGGAGGGGACGGGCTTGTAGCTGCGAGGCATTTGGCCAATAAGGGAGCAGAGGTTCAGGTATATATAATAGGTAAAATATCCAGCATAAAGAATGATCCAAAGATAAATTTGGATAAGTTGATGAAGATCGGTGTTGCTGTAGAAGAGATAGTGCCGAGGTCGGACCTCGAACATCAAGTGTTCGAGGTCCGACCTCAGTTACTTATAGATGCTATATTTGGGATAGGTTTGAAGGGTGAAGTTAGGGAGCCAGCTAGATCGATCATCGCAGATTTGAATAAAAGAAATATACCGATTCTTTCAATAGACGTTCCGTCAGGCCTGAACGCAGATACTGGCGAAGTTTTAGGTGAGGCAATAAGGGCAACTAAGACAGTAACAATGCAATTTCCTAAAAAGGGATTTTATATCAATAAAGGTCCAGAGCATACGGGTGAAGTTATAGTGGTTGATATCGGGATACCGGAGGACATATGTGCGGGATAG
- a CDS encoding thymidylate synthase, with the protein MSKNELNPVHIEAFDLDDAWFRCLSEILDNGHVYKITRGSYEGQKRLEFDFVTIRIKNPSHQIIPIMPEGASIPAPTSMEYINGYLSYLLTGQKTETEDYTYGERLVDAKVRFKEKEIVKEMPLEVNQVEEVIKMYKTQGHGTNQAVMEIGMPSDIKLNDPPCLRLIDTRIRYGKLHFFPYFRSWDLWGGFPSNLGGLELVKQYMAEEIGVENGEMIASSKGLHLYEYSWDLAKQRTGKLDLQIK; encoded by the coding sequence ATGTCCAAAAATGAGCTTAATCCTGTTCATATTGAAGCCTTTGATCTGGATGACGCGTGGTTCAGGTGTTTGTCTGAGATCTTGGACAATGGCCATGTGTATAAGATAACAAGGGGAAGCTACGAGGGGCAGAAGAGGCTTGAGTTTGATTTTGTTACTATCCGCATAAAAAATCCTTCTCATCAGATCATTCCTATAATGCCAGAGGGCGCTAGCATACCAGCGCCGACCAGTATGGAATATATAAATGGGTACCTGTCTTATTTATTGACTGGCCAGAAAACAGAGACAGAAGATTATACTTATGGGGAAAGATTAGTAGACGCGAAGGTCAGATTCAAGGAAAAAGAAATAGTTAAAGAGATGCCGCTTGAGGTAAATCAGGTTGAAGAAGTGATAAAGATGTATAAGACGCAGGGCCATGGCACGAATCAGGCAGTAATGGAAATAGGCATGCCATCTGATATAAAACTCAATGATCCGCCGTGCTTGAGACTTATAGATACTAGGATCCGGTATGGGAAATTACATTTCTTTCCGTATTTCAGGTCTTGGGATCTGTGGGGAGGGTTTCCATCGAATCTTGGCGGGCTAGAGCTGGTAAAACAATACATGGCAGAAGAGATAGGCGTTGAGAATGGCGAGATGATAGCCTCAAGCAAAGGCCTTCATCTTTACGAGTATAGCTGGGATCTTGCAAAGCAGAGAACAGGTAAGCTGGATCTACAGATAAAATGA